One Roseomonas sp. OT10 DNA window includes the following coding sequences:
- a CDS encoding c-type heme family protein — MGLRVKFNLVMVGALLVGLLLAAYFARGIAEETARRQVQQEATLLMLQATAVRGYTAGEVAPLLNEQSQLRFLPHTVPSWSAQTVFRTVQKSFPDYDYKEAALNPTNPADRATDWEADIINLFRRDQQLAQHFGERETPAGPVLTFARPFRLTDRNCLACHSTPSAAPAAMIDLYGPNNGFGWQLGDVIGAQIVSVPMRVALDRANTTLIAFLSSLGAVFLAVLLLLNLLLHVFIIKPVQRMTGMAERVAAGEMDMPEYQVTGKDEIASLARSFNLMRRSLANAMKMLEEG; from the coding sequence ATGGGGCTGAGGGTCAAGTTCAACCTGGTGATGGTCGGGGCGCTGCTGGTCGGGCTGCTCCTGGCCGCCTATTTCGCGCGCGGCATCGCCGAGGAGACGGCACGGCGCCAGGTGCAGCAGGAGGCGACGCTGCTGATGCTGCAGGCCACCGCCGTGCGCGGCTATACCGCCGGCGAGGTCGCGCCGCTGCTGAACGAGCAGTCGCAGCTGCGCTTCCTGCCGCACACCGTCCCGTCCTGGTCCGCGCAGACGGTCTTCCGCACGGTGCAGAAGAGCTTCCCGGACTACGACTACAAGGAAGCGGCGCTGAACCCGACCAACCCCGCGGACCGCGCCACGGACTGGGAGGCGGACATCATCAACCTGTTCCGGCGCGACCAGCAGCTCGCGCAGCATTTCGGCGAGCGGGAGACGCCGGCCGGCCCGGTGCTGACCTTCGCCCGGCCCTTCCGGCTGACGGACCGCAACTGCCTTGCCTGCCACTCCACCCCGTCCGCGGCGCCGGCGGCGATGATCGACCTGTACGGGCCGAACAACGGCTTCGGCTGGCAGCTGGGCGACGTGATCGGGGCGCAGATCGTGTCCGTGCCGATGCGCGTGGCGCTGGACCGCGCCAACACCACCCTGATCGCCTTCCTCTCCAGCCTCGGCGCCGTGTTCCTGGCCGTGCTGCTGCTGCTGAACCTGCTGCTGCACGTCTTCATCATCAAGCCGGTGCAGCGCATGACCGGCATGGCCGAACGGGTGGCGGCGGGCGAGATGGACATGCCGGAATACCAGGTCACCGGGAAGGACGAGATCGCCTCGCTGGCGCGCAGCTTCAACCTGATGCGGCGCTCGCTGGCCAATGCGATGAAGATGCTCGAGGAAGGCTGA
- a CDS encoding IS5 family transposase (programmed frameshift): protein MARYDLSEAEWRLIEALLPNKPRGVARVDDRRVINGIFYVLRTGSPWRDLPSRYGPSTTIYNRYNRWAKAGVWLRVFEALAATSPQSLHLIDSSIIRAHQHAAGGKKGGPDHAIGRSRGGLSTKINVLVNQDGLPLRIVLSAGQASDKAAVEALIDGLPPAQALVADRGYDAQAILDLVRDRGGCAHIPTQRDRKIQRSVDPTLYRQRNQVERFFCKLKHFRRIATRFDKLARNFLAAILLASTRLWLKSYESTT, encoded by the exons ATGGCGAGGTACGATTTGAGCGAGGCGGAGTGGCGGTTGATTGAGGCGTTGCTGCCGAACAAGCCCCGCGGGGTGGCCCGGGTGGACGATCGTCGGGTGATCAACGGGATTTTCTATGTGCTGCGAACAGGCTCGCCATGGCGGGACCTGCCGAGCCGCTATGGTCCCTCCACCACGATCTACAATCGCTACAACCGGTGGGCGAAGGCCGGGGTCTGGCTGCGGGTCTTTGAGGCTCTGGCGGCAACATCGCCTCAATCCCTGCACCTGATCGACAGTTCCATCATCCGGGCCCACCAGCATGCCGCCGGTGGAAAAAAGGGGG GCCCGGATCACGCCATCGGCCGTTCTCGTGGAGGACTGAGCACCAAGATCAACGTCCTGGTGAACCAGGATGGATTGCCGCTGCGGATCGTGCTCTCGGCTGGACAAGCCTCAGACAAGGCCGCCGTGGAGGCCCTGATCGACGGCCTGCCGCCCGCCCAAGCCCTTGTCGCTGACCGGGGCTATGACGCGCAGGCCATCCTCGATCTGGTTCGGGATCGCGGAGGCTGCGCCCATATCCCGACCCAGCGGGACCGGAAGATACAGCGCTCCGTCGATCCGACCCTCTACCGTCAACGCAATCAGGTCGAACGCTTCTTCTGCAAGCTCAAGCACTTCAGGCGCATCGCCACCCGCTTCGACAAGCTCGCGCGCAACTTCCTCGCCGCCATTCTCCTCGCCTCAACACGTCTGTGGCTCAAATCTTATGAGTCCACGACCTAG